TTCACGAGCTCGCGGCGGGGCGTCCAAGGCGGGCCTTTTCATCCCCCGTTCGATCGACGAACGTGGCAGCCGTGAGCTGCCCTTCCGCCGCGCTCTGTCGTTTCTGCTCCTCCGCGCGGGCTCTCGCCCGCCCGGCTTGCGCCGGATCCCTTCCCGCCGGAGAGGGGAGCTTCCTCAGTTGGGACTCCGCGGGTGCGGAGCAACCGTTGGCCGCCCTCCGGCTTCGGGCCCACGGTCGCACCAAGCGCCCGGAGACTTAAGCATTTGCATGGGAATGCGGCCGCGTGCTCGGCAAGACGGTCGTCGTCACGGGGGCGAGCTCGGGCATCGGGCGCGCGACGGCCGTCGAGCTTGGCCGCCAAGGCGCGCGAGTCCTGCTGGTCGCGCGCGACCGCGAGCGCGGCGAGCGCGCGCTTGCCGACGTTTTGCGAGCGGGGGGAACGGGCGAATGCCTCGTCGCCGACCTTTCCCGGCAGAAGGACGTCCGTCGGTTGGCCGCCGACATCCTGGATCGCAACGACCGAGTGCACGTCCTTGTCAACAACGCCGGCGCCATGCACGGGCGGCGCATGCTGACGGAGGACGGGTTCGAGCGGACCTTCGCGCTCAACCACCTCGCCTACTTCCTCCTGACAAACCTCCTGCGCGGCGCGCTTGTCGCCGCGGCGCCCTCGCGCGTCGTGAACGTGGCCTCGCATGCCCACTTCTTCGGCCGCATCCATTGGGACGACCTCAACCTCGCACGGAACTACGGGCCGTGGCGGGCCTACGCGCAGTCGAAGCTTGCCAACGTGCTGTTCACCTACGAGCTCGCGCGCCGGTGGGAAGACGAGGGCGTGACCGCAAACGCGGTGCATCCGGGGACCGTGGCCACGAACTTCGCCCGGGGGCCAAGCGGTCGTGTGGGCGCGCTGCTCCGCCTGGCGCGGCCGTTCCTCCTCTCGCCCGAGCAGGGCGCAAGGACGGTCCTCTGGGCGGCCAGCGCGCCCAAGCTCGACGCCGTGACGGGCCAGTACTTCTATCGCCGGCGTGCGTTCCCGTCTTCGCGACGGTCCCGCGACGAGGAGGCGCAGCGGAGGCTTTGGGAGCAAAGCGAGGAATGGACGGGGCTCTCGACGCATCGCTCCGCTTTCGCGCTCGAAGGGGAGCGACGTGCCACCGACGAACGTCCTTGGCGGTAGGTTGCTCTTGCCGCCCGCGCCTCGTGGCTCGGGATGCGCGCAACGTCCGAGCTTGTCCGGAGAGCCATGGCCGTGCTCCTGATCCTCATCGTGGCCGTCGCCGCCCACGACGGGACGAAGGCGTGGATCCGGTCCGGGTCGACCGTGGCCGTCGGCACGAGCATGACGCACGGCGACTCGCCGCAGCGCGGCGTCGTGGACAACGGAGACCTCTCGCAGTTGGCGCCCGTCCGGCGACCGGGGGAAGTCGTGCCCTTCCTGGCCGCGCGCGACAGCGGGAACCGCGTCGCCGGCGACTTCGGAGACGTCCTCGTCTTTTGGGCCAACGGAGACCGGTCCGGGCGGGGCCTGCCCGTCCAGCATCGCGCGATCGCCTGGGTCGAGTTCGACCCGCGGACCGGCCTCTTCGACGTGCCCGAGGCCGGGCTCGCCGACGTCGATCGCCTCGTCGTGCCGGGCGTGGGAGCGCGCGGCGCAAGCGGCTATGACCGGCTGACGCTCGAGCTTCCGCTTGTCGTGCGCGCATCCGACGGTTCCTGGCGCTATCCGTTGGGTCAAACGAGCGGCTGGGTGACCAAGGGCGACGCCTCGCCCTACTTCGACCAGA
The window above is part of the Candidatus Thermoplasmatota archaeon genome. Proteins encoded here:
- a CDS encoding SDR family oxidoreductase; the encoded protein is MLGKTVVVTGASSGIGRATAVELGRQGARVLLVARDRERGERALADVLRAGGTGECLVADLSRQKDVRRLAADILDRNDRVHVLVNNAGAMHGRRMLTEDGFERTFALNHLAYFLLTNLLRGALVAAAPSRVVNVASHAHFFGRIHWDDLNLARNYGPWRAYAQSKLANVLFTYELARRWEDEGVTANAVHPGTVATNFARGPSGRVGALLRLARPFLLSPEQGARTVLWAASAPKLDAVTGQYFYRRRAFPSSRRSRDEEAQRRLWEQSEEWTGLSTHRSAFALEGERRATDERPWR